Genomic DNA from Amycolatopsis alba DSM 44262:
GTCCTCCGGCGGTTCGAGCTCGACGGGATGGACCACCGCGGCGAACACGAGTTCCGCCTTCGATCGCCATCGCCGGTACACCGCGGCTTTGCCGACCCCGGCCCGCGCCGCGACCGCGTCGATCGTGCAGCGCTGGTAACCGGTTTCGGTCAGCAACGCCCGCACGGCCCCGCGGACCGCGTCGTCGATTCCTTCTTCCCTCGGCCTGCCTCTCGCCATGCACCCAGTTTACGAGACTGCCAGTTCCGTATATCGTCCGGGTATGACCTGGACCAGAACCTCCCGCGAAATCCTGCCCGCCCGGCCGTCCGCGCTCTGGCCGTCCCTCGGCGACCTCACCCGGTGGCCGGACTGGGATCCCGACCTCGGCACCGTCGAACTGCACGGTCCCGCCGAACCGGGCTCGACCGGTTTCTTCGTGCCGACGGGTTTCGTTCGCGGCCGTGTGCATTCACTCGTCGCGGAGCCGTTCACGATCACGTCCTGGATCCAGGACCGCGAGGTCGCCGTCCGCCAGCCGATTCCCCGCGGCACCATGGACATCGTGCTCCGGCTGGCCTCGGCCGACGGCGGGACGGAGTTCGTCCAGGAGGTCACGATCGGCGGCCCGTTGCGCGCGGTCATGGTCGGGGTCATCGGCGGCGACGTCGTGAAGCATTTCGACGTCAAGTGCGCCAAGCTCGTCGAACTCGCGGCGGCGCAGGCCGATCACGACGCCTGACGACACCAGCGCGACCCCGATCAGCTGGGAGAACCGGAAATCCTGCATGCCGAGCAGGAGCGAGACGGCCAGCCCGGAGACCGGCATCAGCCCGACCAGCACCCCGGCCCGGTCCGCGCCCAGCGCCGAAACCGCCGAGTACCACAGGAGGAACGCGATCGCGGTGACGACGACCGTCAGATAGCCGAGCGCGATCAGTTCGCGCCCGTCCGGCCACGCCCAGGCACCGGCCGGGTCGGCGATCGTGCCGACGGCCGCCCCGCCGACGCCCGCGGCGCAACAACTCCAGGTCGCGGTCGCCAGCGGTCCGAGGCGTTCGAGCACGCCGACGGCGAGCAGCGTGAAGAGCGCTTCGCACACCATCGCCAGCGCCGCGAGCACCAGCCCCTGCCAGCGCGCCGCGCCGCCGCCGGACAGCACGGCGATCCCGAGTCCGGCGAGCACGGCCCCGGTCACCGGTGCCCACGACGACCGTTTCCCCTTGGCCAGCGGGGCGGCGAGTGCGAGCACGAGCGGCGTGCCGCCGAGGAACGCGGCGACCAGGCCGGGTTCGGCATGACGCTGCGCGAACAGCAGGCATGCCTGGAAACCGATCATCCCGGTCGCCGCGAGGGCGATCAGCGCGGGCCAGTCGCGCCTGCCTGGCAACGGCATCGGCTGTCCGCGCAGCCGCGCCCACGCCAGCAGGAGCAGTCCCGCGAGCGCGTAACGCAGCGCCTGCCCGGTGATGACCGGGTAGCCGTCGAGCATTCCCGTCACCGGTACGGACGCGCCGACGATCAGCACCCCCAGTACGCCGACCGTCACGCTTCTTCGTTCGCTGTCCACGTCTTCACGATGTCGACGATTTGGCCCAAAGAACAGAGCCAGAACACGATCACCAGACAGGACCATAAGTCGGACGCAACCGGACAGGGCGCCGCTTCCGTCTCTCGGGTATGCGCCTGGGGATCGCTTTCGTGCTCTTGCTGCTGGCCGCTTGCGGCCAGCAGCCCGCTCCGTTGCCGCCACTTTTCGGGCAGGCGGTGGCGCTGGTCCGGGTGACCCCCTATCAGACCTGGGGCGCGTCACTCCGGGACTTCCCGAGCTACACCCTCTACGGCGACGGCAGGCTGCTCGTCGCGGAGAAAAACGGCCGTGTCTGGCCGGAAGCACGGGAGAAACGACTGGACGACGCCACGATGAAAGCTCTCTACGCCAAGGCCTACGACGCCGGGCTCGCGCGCGACAGCACGCTCCACGCGAACAACGTCTCGGATGCCATGGCCACCGAATTCGCCATCTACGGCGGCCGGGATCACGAGTACCGGCTGCTGGCTTACGCGCCCCGAAGCGAGGAAGGCGGCGCTCTCGGAGAGGCCGCTGATTACCTGGACGAACTTCGCGAGGTGTCGGACGCCGCCGGGCCAGGACGGCCCTACGTGCCGAGGAAGGTCGCCGCCATCGGCACCGCGGTACCGCTCTCGGGCAGGAAAGACGACGTCAGGCCGTGGCCCTTCCCGCCTTTGGCCGATGCGCCGACGGTGAGGGGCGAGCGCTGCGTCCTTCTCGAAGGAGACGTCGTCGAGAAAGCGAAGGCGCTGGCTGATTCCTCTCGGTTCACGACGTTTTGGCGAAGCGGTGAAGCGACGTACACGGTCGCCTTCCGCCCCCTTCTTCCGGACGAAACATCCTGTTCGGATCTGAAGACGGGGCGCCCGTGATCCGCCGCGCGAGTGTGGCGGCGCTCGTGTTCGTCCTCTCCGCCTGCGGAACGGTGACTCCGCCACCAGCGGGTCCGGAAACGGTGCTTCTGCGCGCCAAGGCCTATGTCGGCATGCCGAGCCCGAAACCGGCCCTGCTCCCCGAATTCAGCCTGTACGGCGGCGGGCGGCTGCTCGTTCCCGGCGAACCCGAGGGGTCACTTCAGGTCGTCAGCGAAAAGCGGCTGGACGATCAAGCGGTGAGAGACGTCTACAGCGCGGCTCACGGCGCCGGCCTGGATCGCGACGAATTCGTCCCCGACGACAGCGGCACGACCGACGGCTATCTGCTGGTTTTCACGCTGTACGACAAGGAAGGCAAGCGGCGCCAGGTCCGCGCCGAGAACCCGTCCGGCGAACTCGCCGGCTTCCGCGACGAACTGGCCGACGTGGCGAAGGAAGCCGAAACCGTGCCGAAGGCTTATCGGCCGACGCGAATCGCCGCGATCGGCTGGGCTTCGGACAGCCGCCCTGCCCCGGACGCGCGGCCGTGGCCGTTCGCGCCGTTCGGCACGCGGCCTGTCGACGGTGGTCTTTGCGTCGTCCTGGAAGGTGAATCCGCGCGCCGGGCCGAGGACCTCGCCAAGGCCGCCACCCCCGCGACCCGGTGGAAGACGGCGGACACGAGCCTGCTCGTCGTCTTCCGGCCGCTCCTTCCCGATGAGAAATCCTGCGACGACCTGGTGATCCCGTACCGGTGAGAGACCCGGCGCGTGCCTGGTCCCAGCAGGACCAGGCACTCGGCCCGCCGGATCCGGGATACTCGTCACCATGACCGAGACGGCCGAACTGGGCGACTTCCTCAAGGCACGCAGGGCCGCACTGGATCCGGCCGACCTCGGCCTCCCGACCGGGTTCAACCAGCGGCGGGTCGCCGGGCTGCGGCGCGAGGAGCTCGCACAGCTGGCCGGGATCAGCGTCGACTACTACACCCGGCTGGAGCAGGGCCGGGCGCGCAACGTGTCCGATTCCGTCCTCGAGTCGCTGAGCCGGGCGCTGCGGCTGCACCGCGATGAGGAAACCTACCTGCGCAATCTGGCCGCCCCGAAGCGCAAACGCGCCGCGCGGCCGCGAGCGCAGCGGATCCGGCCCGAACTGCAGCTGATGCTGAACGCGATCCAGTCCCCGGCGTTCGTCTTCGGCCGCTACCTGGACGTGCTGGCCTGGAACCCGCTCGGCGGCGCGCTGTCCTTCGACTTCGGCGGCAGGACGCCCGGCGAGCGCAACATCCCGAAGATGTTCTTCCTCGACGAGCACGCCCGCGAGATGCACCCGGAGTGGGCGACGGTGGCGAAGGAGGTCGTGGCGAACCTCCGGTCCGAGAGCGGGAAGTACCCGGACGACCCGTACCTCGCCCAGCTCGTCGGCGAACTCTCCCTCGGCAGCGAGGAGTTCCGGAAGCTGTGGGCGAAGCACACCGTGCGCGAGAAAGCACACTCGTGGAAGGTGATGATCAACCCGATCGTGGGTGAGCTCCGGCTGCGCTACGAGACGCTGCGGCTGCCCGACGATCCGGACCTGGCCCTGGTGATCTACACCGCCGAGCCCGGCTCCGAAAGCGAGCGGGCGCTCGGCCTGCTCGCCAGCTGGGTCGCCGATCCCGCGCACGCCTGAACCCGCTCGGCGCCGAAACTGTCGGTGCGCGGGTTCATGATGGACCCATGTTGCTCACCGCGGTGGTGACCGCGTCGGCCGAACTGGCCGCCACGAGGTCCAGGAAGGCGAAGATCGCCACCCTGGCCGCACTGCTGCGCGCCGCGGGCGAGCTGGAGCTTCCCGCGGTCGTCGCGTTCCTCACCGGACAGCCGACGCAGGGCCGCGTCGGCACCGGCTGGCGGACCCTGGCCGAGCTGAACGCGGCTCCGGCCGCCGAGCCGTCGTTGACCGTGGCCGAGGTCGACACGGCGCTCGGCACGGTGGGAGCGGCGTCCGGCTCCGGCTCGGTGAAGCTGCGCGCGGACACCTTGCGGGCGCTGTTCACCAAGATGACGAAGAACGAGCAGGAGTTCCTGTTCCGGCTGCTCACCGGCGAGCTGCGGCAGGGCGCGCTCGAAGGGATCATGGTGGACGCCATCGCGGCGGCGGCCGAGATCCCGGCCGAGGAGGTCCGGCGGGCCTTCATGCTGTCCGGGCAGCTGCCGGTGACGGGCCTCGCCGCGATGACCGGCGGCCGGGAACGGCTGGCGGAGTTCAAGCTGGCGCTGGGCAGGCCGATCCGGCCCATGCTGGCGTCGCCGGCGGAGTCGCTGGAAGAGGCTGTCACCGAGCACGCCGAGGCGCTGGTCGAGTACAAAATGGACGGTGCGCGGATCCAGGTCCACCGCGACGGCGACGAGGTGCACGTCTACACGCGGACGTTGCGGGAGATCACCGGCAGCGTCGGCGAACTGGTGGACCTCGTGCGCTCACTGCCTTGCACGTCGGTGGTACTCGACGGCGAGACGCTGGCCCTGACCGACGACGGCAGGCCGAGACCGTTCCAGGAGACGATGAGCCGGTTCGGGAGCACCCGCGAGGAGCAGGTCAAGGCGTTGCTGCTGCGGCCGTACTTCTTCGACTGCCTGCACCTCGACGGCACGGACCTGCTGGACGCGCCACTGTCCGAACGGAACGCCGCGCTGCGCGAGGTCGCCGGTGAGCACGTGATCCCCGGCGAGATCGCGCCGTCGTCGGCCGCGGAGGTGCTGGAAGCGGCGATGGCCGCCGGGCACGAGGGCGTGATGGTCAAGGATCTCGCGTCGCCGTACGCGGCGGGCCGCCGCGGGCGCGCGTGGCTCAAGGTGAAACCGGTGCACACGATCGACCTGGTCGTACTCGCCGCGGAATGGGGTCACGGCAGGCGCACCGGCACGCTGTCGAACCTGCATCTCGGCGCGCGCGACCCCGGCGGCGGGCCGCCGATCATGGTCGGCAAGACGTTCAAGGGCATGACGGACGAACTGCTGGCTTGGCAGACGAAGACGTTCCAGGAGATCGAAACGCATCGAACGGACTGGGCGGTGCACGTGCGGCCGGAACTCGTCGTCGAAATCGAACTCGACGGAGCCCAGGTCAGCACGCGGTATCCGGGTGGGCTGGCGCTGCGCTTCGCGCGGGTCGTGCGGTACCGGCCGGACAAGGAGGCCGCCGACGCCGACACCATCGACACCGTCCGCGGCCTCCTCAAACCCGGCAGTTAGTCCTCTGGATGCGGTCCTTGCGCGCGCGACGGCCGCCGTCAGTGTCGCGAAAGCCACTTTCGGGACATCAGACGTCGCGAAAGTGGCTTTCGCGACACGCCTGACCCTCTACCTGGGACACCGGCGTCGGCACGGGTGGTCGTGAGTGGCAAGTGGGGTCAGAACACGAATCGCCACTCACGACCACCCTGGACCCACCGCCCACCGCCGCGTTTCGTCACCTGCTTGCGAGGACGAAACGCATCAGTAGCAGCGATCCGACGAGATCTTGTAGGTGTAGTTGTTCGAGAGGTTGGAAGTCACCTCGAACCGGATCTTGTGATACACCGGCGGCTCCCCGAGCACGCCGTGCTTGACGGTGTGCTCCTTGCCCGGCGCGATGGCCCCGCTCCAGAGGCCCTTGTCGAAGGTGTCGTCGATGATCTGGACGAGCATTCCCCGGTAGTCGTGGTTGTGCACGGTGATGTCGATGCTCTGCCCCGCGCTCACCTCGACGACCTTGGTCGACGCGCCCATCAGCGGCCCGCCCTCACAGACCTTCGACGCCGCCGAAGCGGACGGTGCCATCAGCAGGGTGCCAGCCAGCGCGACCGGGACGACGGTGAGCAGTTTCTTGTTCATCGGTTCCCCACAACGGTTTTGACGACATTGGACTGGACGGCCAGGTCGAGGCCGATTTTCAGGTTCCCCCCGCAATAGGCCTTCTCGCCGTTCTTGAAATGCACCGTCAGATCCCCGGCGCATTCGAAGACCTTGACGTCCCAGGTGCGGGTGCCCGGCTTCAGGCAGATCGCGTCCTTCCCGGCCCGGCGCATCCAGCCGTGATAGCCGGATTCACAGGTAATGATCGGATCACTGCCCGAAGCGGGCGCCGGAGCCGCCTGCGCGGCGGTGACCGGCAGGAGCGCCACGGTGAGCGTGGCCCCGGCCAGTGCGGCGACCTTGACGTACGGACGCATGGATTCCCTTTCCGCGAATAATGTGAGAGTGTTTCGGAAAATCCCCTTCCGGAATTCCCGAACGCCGATGACGTTAAAGGCGACGGCGGCCACTCGGAAAGCGATTCACGGCCGCGAAATGGCCATGGCCGCCGGAACAATGTCCACGCAGGTCAGCGCTTTGGCCACCGGCGCCGAAGGTCAAATGACGCGGACCGAGAAGAACACGGCACGGGTGTTCGGCAACAGAATGTGCCCTTGGTCGTCGGCCATCTTCCAGTACACCTGGCAATGCCCTGGACTGTCCGGCGCGCGGACCTCGACGGAGACGCGCACGTGTTCGCCGGGAGCGGTCTGCGGGACGGGCACGCGTTCGGGAGTGCCGCATTCGCCGGGGTTGCCGAACGAACCGGCGCGGACCAGATAGCGGCCGACCCATCCGACCGTTCCCGCGTTCCGGAACTCCCAGGTCTTCACGAAGGTCGATCCGGCCGCGACCTCGCTGCCGTCGGGCACGGTCACGTCGGCGACGAACTCGGACGCGTCACCGACCGGAGCGGCGGGCTCGGAACCGAAAGGAGCGGCGAACACGAACACCAGCGCCGCGACGAGCACGAGTGCCACGGCCCCGGCGAGGACGAACGCCGTCCGCCGCGAACGCTCCGGAACCGGTTCGGGCGCCGCACCGGTCAGCGCGTCCCGCGCGCGTTCCCACTCGCCGCGCCATTCGTGACGGACCTCGTCCTCGTCACCGCCGAGCACCCCGGCGGCCAGCACGCGGACGAACTCCCAAGAGGTCTCCCAGCTGGGCAGGCGCTCTCCGCGAGCGGCGGCCGAAAGCGCCGACTTCGACGCGAGCGCGCCGTACTCGTCGCGCATCCGATCGTAGGACGGGTCACCGGCGGCGCGTTTCAGCTCCCACAGCCGTCGCGCGAACCCGGCGACGGGTCCGCTGTCCTCCGCCGGACCCCGCGCGACCCGCCCGCGGCGTCCGGGCCTGCGCTCGACGTCCATCGTTTCCCACGATATGACCCGGTGGCCGGGACGGCCCGGCGCCGTCCCGACCCCGATCGAGTGGCGGCGGGTGGTGGTGACGGGACGTTCCGGTGTGATCACCCATAAAGTAGGCAGAATGCAGGCTTCCAAGATCGCGCGTGCCTGGTTCGGCGCGACCGCGCTGGTGGTGATCGCCGGTCTCGCCGCCCAGATCCCGGTCTCGGCAGGCACCGAGGGCGGCAGCTTCCACACCCCGGCCGGACGGGTGGCCAACCTGCTGGCCTTCTTCACCATCGACTCGAACATCCTGGTCGGCGTCGGCAGCCTGCTGCTCGCGCTCGGCGTCGCCGGCCGGTCGACGCTGTTCGGCGTGCTGCGGCTCACCGGCCTCGTCGGCATCACCGTGACCGGGGTCGTCTTCCAGGTCGCGCTCGCCGACCTCTACGAACTGCACGGCTGGGCGGTTTTCGCCGACACGATGCTGCACAAGGTGTCACCGCTGATGTGCGTCGCGGGCTGGCTGCTGTTCGGGCCGCGCGGCCAGCTCTCGTGGCGGATCCTGTCGTGGTCGCTGCTGTACCCGCTGGGCTGGCTCGCGGTCACGCTGGTGCGCGGCGCGATCATCGGGTTCTACCCGTACCCGTTCGTCGACCCCGGCATCAACGGTTACGGCGGGGTCGCGTTCAACTGCGTGCTGATCGGCGTGCTGTTCATCGGTCTCGCGGCGGCGGCGGTCGGTTTCGACCGCACCTTCAACCGCCGCGACGAACCGGACGACTACCTGGCCCCTGACCCGGTGGATGAACTAGCCCCGGACACGCCGGAAGGCGTTGAGCGGATCCGCGACTCCGGCGCGTACTAGCGCCCGCACCGCGCCGAGCCGCCGGTCCACCGGTTTCCCGGCGGCCACCCGGTGCATCTGCTGGGTGTGCCACTGGATCTCGAGCAGGCTGTCGGCCAGCCGGATCCCGGTCTTCGGCGCCTTGCGTTCGGCACGGACGTCCTCCCCCGCCAGCAGACGGCCGGGCAACGCAGGATCGACGACCAGCGGCCTGCCGAGCCCGATGACGTCCAGCGCCCCGGAGCGCAGCGCGTCCGCCATTCCCTCAGGGCTGGTGAAGCCGCCGGTGACCATGAGCGCGACGTCGGTGACCTGCCGCGCCTTCGCGGCGTAGTCGAGGAAGTAGGCCTCGCGGCTGACAGTGCTGGCCTTGCTCGTCTTGCCGGAGCCCATCATGGCGGCCTTCTCGTAGGTACCGCCGGAGACTTCCAGCAGGTCGATGCCCGCTTCGCCCAGTTCGCGGACGACTTCGAGCGATTCTTCCTCGCTGAAGCCGCCGCGCTGGAAGTCCGCGCTGTTGAGCTTGACCGCGATCGGCACGCCGTCGCCGACCTCGCCCCGGATCCGGGCGACCACCTCCAGCAGGAACCGGCGCCGCCGGAGCGCGTCACCGCCCCAGCCGTCGGTGCGCTGGTTGGTCAGCGGCGAAAGGAACTGCGAGACGAGGTAGCCGTGCGCGCCGTGGATCTGGACACCGGCGAACCCGGCGTCGACGACGGTTCGCGCGGCCACGCCGAAGCGGTCGATGATCGCTTCGATCTCGTCACCGGTGAGGGCGCGGGGCGTCGCGAACACCGACCGGATGCCGCGGTCGCCGAACGGCACCGCCGACGGCGCGACCGGCTGACGGGAGAGGAAGCGGGGGCTCTGGCGGCCGGGGTGGTTGAGCTGGACCCACAACCGCGTCTCGGTCCCGTCTGCCGAGCGCGCCCACGGCTTGAACTCGGTCGCGTCCGGTTCCCGAGGCACCGCGACGTTGCGAGGTTCGCCGAGCGCCGTCGGGTCGACCATGACGTTTCCGGTGATCAGCGTTCCGGCGCCACCCCGTGACCAGGTCCGGTACAGCTCGGCGAGTTCGGCGGTCGGCCGGTTGCGGCGGTCGCCGAGCTGCTCGCTCAGCGCGGCCTTGGCCAGCCGGTTCGGCAGGATCGCGCCGCAGCGCAGTTTCAGCGATTCGGCCAGCAATTCCCTGGGCTCGCTCATCCGCGCTTCTCCCGCCGTTACCTACTGAGCAGTATCCCTACTCGAAGTAACATACTCGCGGTATGTCGAGTACTCAAGGTGTGCCCAGCAGGCGGGGCGCCACCGGCTCGACCCGGATCCGCACCTTCACCTCTCCGGCCATCTCCCGCGCCCAGGCCTGCAACCCCGGAACGTCGATCCCGTGCGGCCGGGCCTCGCGGAACGGCTCGATGTTGTCCGCGCCGCGTTCCAGCAGCGACGCCGCGCCGTTCCCGTTCCCCCTCGCCGCGTGAGTCAGGCCCACGGCGAGCTGCGCGAGGCCGCGCCACAGCTCCCGTTCCGCCCCGTCGGTCGCCTTCCAGGCGTCCTCGAACACCTCGTGCGCGTGGAACGGGCGCCCCGCGTCGAGCAGGCGCTGGGCCTCGGCGATGGTGTCCTCGGGGCTGCGCTCGATGCCCTCGGGCTGCCGTTCGACCCCGTCGGCGCCGTACGGGAGCGGCCTGCCGAGACCGTCCCGAGGGCGCGCGTTGCGGGCTCGTCCGGCTTCGTCACGGTCCCGGTCGGTCATGCCGACATTGTCCCACGCGGGTATCCTGGGGACCCGTGCGCTTTCTCGACGGGCACCGGCCCGCTCACGACCTGACCTACGACGACGTGTTCCTCTTGCCGAACCGTTCGGACGTGGAGTCCCGCTTCGACGTCGACCTGTCCACTGTGGACGGCACGGGCGCGACGATCCCGATCGTGGTGGCCAATATGACAGCCGTCGCGGGCCGCCGGATGGCCGAGACGGTCGCCCGGCGCGGCGGGCTCGTCGTCCTGCCACAGGACGTCGACACGGCCG
This window encodes:
- a CDS encoding helix-turn-helix transcriptional regulator, which codes for MTETAELGDFLKARRAALDPADLGLPTGFNQRRVAGLRREELAQLAGISVDYYTRLEQGRARNVSDSVLESLSRALRLHRDEETYLRNLAAPKRKRAARPRAQRIRPELQLMLNAIQSPAFVFGRYLDVLAWNPLGGALSFDFGGRTPGERNIPKMFFLDEHAREMHPEWATVAKEVVANLRSESGKYPDDPYLAQLVGELSLGSEEFRKLWAKHTVREKAHSWKVMINPIVGELRLRYETLRLPDDPDLALVIYTAEPGSESERALGLLASWVADPAHA
- a CDS encoding SRPBCC family protein; the protein is MTWTRTSREILPARPSALWPSLGDLTRWPDWDPDLGTVELHGPAEPGSTGFFVPTGFVRGRVHSLVAEPFTITSWIQDREVAVRQPIPRGTMDIVLRLASADGGTEFVQEVTIGGPLRAVMVGVIGGDVVKHFDVKCAKLVELAAAQADHDA
- a CDS encoding ATP-dependent DNA ligase, which translates into the protein MLLTAVVTASAELAATRSRKAKIATLAALLRAAGELELPAVVAFLTGQPTQGRVGTGWRTLAELNAAPAAEPSLTVAEVDTALGTVGAASGSGSVKLRADTLRALFTKMTKNEQEFLFRLLTGELRQGALEGIMVDAIAAAAEIPAEEVRRAFMLSGQLPVTGLAAMTGGRERLAEFKLALGRPIRPMLASPAESLEEAVTEHAEALVEYKMDGARIQVHRDGDEVHVYTRTLREITGSVGELVDLVRSLPCTSVVLDGETLALTDDGRPRPFQETMSRFGSTREEQVKALLLRPYFFDCLHLDGTDLLDAPLSERNAALREVAGEHVIPGEIAPSSAAEVLEAAMAAGHEGVMVKDLASPYAAGRRGRAWLKVKPVHTIDLVVLAAEWGHGRRTGTLSNLHLGARDPGGGPPIMVGKTFKGMTDELLAWQTKTFQEIETHRTDWAVHVRPELVVEIELDGAQVSTRYPGGLALRFARVVRYRPDKEAADADTIDTVRGLLKPGS
- a CDS encoding Pr6Pr family membrane protein codes for the protein MQASKIARAWFGATALVVIAGLAAQIPVSAGTEGGSFHTPAGRVANLLAFFTIDSNILVGVGSLLLALGVAGRSTLFGVLRLTGLVGITVTGVVFQVALADLYELHGWAVFADTMLHKVSPLMCVAGWLLFGPRGQLSWRILSWSLLYPLGWLAVTLVRGAIIGFYPYPFVDPGINGYGGVAFNCVLIGVLFIGLAAAAVGFDRTFNRRDEPDDYLAPDPVDELAPDTPEGVERIRDSGAY
- a CDS encoding DUF309 domain-containing protein, with the protein product MTDRDRDEAGRARNARPRDGLGRPLPYGADGVERQPEGIERSPEDTIAEAQRLLDAGRPFHAHEVFEDAWKATDGAERELWRGLAQLAVGLTHAARGNGNGAASLLERGADNIEPFREARPHGIDVPGLQAWAREMAGEVKVRIRVEPVAPRLLGTP
- a CDS encoding NBR1-Ig-like domain-containing protein — translated: MITPERPVTTTRRHSIGVGTAPGRPGHRVISWETMDVERRPGRRGRVARGPAEDSGPVAGFARRLWELKRAAGDPSYDRMRDEYGALASKSALSAAARGERLPSWETSWEFVRVLAAGVLGGDEDEVRHEWRGEWERARDALTGAAPEPVPERSRRTAFVLAGAVALVLVAALVFVFAAPFGSEPAAPVGDASEFVADVTVPDGSEVAAGSTFVKTWEFRNAGTVGWVGRYLVRAGSFGNPGECGTPERVPVPQTAPGEHVRVSVEVRAPDSPGHCQVYWKMADDQGHILLPNTRAVFFSVRVI
- a CDS encoding NADH:flavin oxidoreductase/NADH oxidase family protein — translated: MSEPRELLAESLKLRCGAILPNRLAKAALSEQLGDRRNRPTAELAELYRTWSRGGAGTLITGNVMVDPTALGEPRNVAVPREPDATEFKPWARSADGTETRLWVQLNHPGRQSPRFLSRQPVAPSAVPFGDRGIRSVFATPRALTGDEIEAIIDRFGVAARTVVDAGFAGVQIHGAHGYLVSQFLSPLTNQRTDGWGGDALRRRRFLLEVVARIRGEVGDGVPIAVKLNSADFQRGGFSEEESLEVVRELGEAGIDLLEVSGGTYEKAAMMGSGKTSKASTVSREAYFLDYAAKARQVTDVALMVTGGFTSPEGMADALRSGALDVIGLGRPLVVDPALPGRLLAGEDVRAERKAPKTGIRLADSLLEIQWHTQQMHRVAAGKPVDRRLGAVRALVRAGVADPLNAFRRVRG